In one window of Syngnathus typhle isolate RoL2023-S1 ecotype Sweden linkage group LG7, RoL_Styp_1.0, whole genome shotgun sequence DNA:
- the sqor gene encoding sulfide:quinone oxidoreductase, mitochondrial isoform X2, which yields MAAFRGSVGFCASRLHTSSRSPAKQHYKMLVLGGGSGGIAMSARMKRMLGAENVAVVEPSEMHYYQPLWTLVGAGAKSLATSGRPTSSVMPSGVKLVKSKVEEINPDANTVRTDDGSEISYDYLIVALGLQLHFEKIKGLPEGFEHPKIGSNYSLETVDKTWAALQSFKEGNAVFSFPNTPVKCAGAPQKIMYLSDAFLRKTGKRAKANIIYNTSLPVIFGVKKYADSLWDIVKQRDINVNLRQNLIEVRADKQEAIFENLDKPGETSVIQYDMLHVTPPMGPNSVIKSSLLADEGGWLDVDKDNLQHKKYPNVFGIGDCTNLPTSKTAAAVAAQSAVLNRTIKKILKNEKPDKKYDGYTSCPLVTSYNTVVLAEFDYNGEPLETFPINQAKERRLMYHMKADVMPHLYWHGLLTGLWGGPEPYRKLLHLGMK from the exons ATGGCTGCTTTCCGTGGTTCTGTGGGCTTTTGCGCCTCTCGTCTTCACACAAGCAGTCGTTCCCCTGCAAAACAGCATTACAAAATGTTGGTGCTAGGGGGAGGAAGTGGAGGAATTGCAATGAGTGCACGCATGAAGAGGATGCTGGGAGCTGAGAATGTGGCAGTAGTGGAACCTAGTGAG ATGCATTACTACCAGCCCCTGTGGACTCTGGTTGGGGCCGGTGCTAAAAGTTTAGCTACATCGGGAAGGCCCACATCAAGTGTTATGCCATCAGGTGTCAAGCTGGTGAAATCTAAAGTTGAGGAAATAAACCCGGATGCAAACACCGTGCGCACTGATGACGGGTCTGAG ATCTCTTATGATTATCTGATTGTCGCTCTTGGTTTGCAGCTTCATTTTGAGAAG ATTAAAGGTCTTCCTGAAGGATTTGAACATCCAAAAATTGGATCCAATTATTCACTTGAAACTGTGGACAAAACTTGGGCGGCCTTACAATCCTTTAAAGAAGGCAACGCTGTATTCTCTTTCCCAAACACACCGGTTAAATGTGCTGGAGCTCCACAGAAGATAATGTACCTCTCAGATGCTTTCCTCAGAAAG ACAGGAAAGCGGGCAAAAGCAAATATCATTTACAACACTTCGCTTCCTGTGATATTTGGGGTTAAGAAATATGCTGACTCACTTTGGGATATTGTCAAACAACGGGATATCAATGTGAACTTGAGGCAAAATCTGATTGAAGTGCGTGCGGACAAACAAGAAGCTATCTTTGAGAATCTTGACAAACCGGGTGAGACGAGTGTCATTCAG taCGATATGCTTCATGTTACCCCACCCATGGGACCCAACTCTGTGATAAAAAGCAGCCTACTGGCCGATGAGGGCGGCTGGTTGGATGTCGACAAGGACAACCTTCAACACAAGAAGTACCCAAACGTGTTTGGGATCGGGGACTGCACAAACTTGCCGACTTCCAAAACGGCTGCTGCTGTCG CTGCACAGTCTGCTGTTTTGAACAGAACCATCAAAAAGATtttgaaaaatgagaaaccagaTAAAAAG TATGATGGCTACACATCATGTCCGTTGGTTACAAGCTACAACACGGTTGTTCTGGCCGAGTTTGACTACAATGGTGAACCACTGGAAACGTTCCCCATCAACCAAGCCAAGGAAAGGAGACTCATGTACCACATGAAAGCTGACGTGATGCCCCACCTCTACTGGCACGGGCTCCTCAC GGGCTTATGGGGTGGGCCAGAACCATACAGGAAACTCCTGCATCTTGGGATGAAGTGA
- the nop10 gene encoding H/ACA ribonucleoprotein complex subunit 3, which translates to MFLQIYLDDSGDRVYTLKKVAPNGQPTCSAHPARFSPDDKFSRHRVTLKKRFGLLLTQQPRPVL; encoded by the exons ATGTTCTTGCAAATTTACCTCGACGATAGTGGGGACAGAGTCTACACTTTgaag AAAGTGGCACCTAATGGCCAGCCTACCTGCTCGGCCCACCCAGCCCGCTTCTCCCCAGACGACAAGTTCTCTCGACACCGGGTGACCCTGAAAAAACGCTTCGGACTTCTGCTCACCCAACAGCCTCGACCTGTTCTGTGA
- the galk2 gene encoding N-acetylgalactosamine kinase, translating to MATNPPKFKVSVVDDERLQNLKNTFERQYGGSPLFYACAPGRVNLIGEHIDYCGFSVLPMAIEQNILAAVSLNNSGTIQLSNINTLYSNIAVSTSEEIVIDKNNPKWYYYFLCGVKGIQEKFGIARLQGMSCVIDGNVPPSSGLSSSSALVCCAGLVTMEANQKSLSKVDLAETCTKCESYIGTEGGGMDQSISILAEKETAKLIEFGPLRTTDVPLPDSAVFVISNSCVEMNKAASSHYNSRVVDCRIATKLLAQAKGLNQKEFLKLAQVPTEINASLEEMLALVEEVLHPEPYSRDEICKILGITSQQFSTELLSANTQHVTQFKLYQRAKHVYGEAARVLRFKNVCDCAPSDSMQLLGDLMNQSHASCRDLYECSCPELDQLVDICLKSGAVGSRLTGAGWGGCAVSMVHRDKVQSFLQAVREAYYLPDPRRAAMEKQSLFVSKPGGGAAIYSEK from the exons ATGGCAACAAATCCTCCCAAATTCAAAGTTTCGGTCGTTGATGATGAAAG GCTGCAAAACTTGAAAAATACTTTTGAAAGACAGTACGGAGGATCACCTCTCTTCTATGCATGTGCACCTGGAAGAGTCAATCTCATAG GAGAGCACATTGATTATTGTGGCTTCTCTGTGCTTCCGATGGCTATTGAACAGAATATTCTTGCTGCCGTCTCATTAAATAATTCAGGGACGATCCAACTATCTAATATTAATACTCTCTACAG CAATATCGCAGTGTCCACCTCAGAGGAAATTGTTATTGACAAAAATAACCCAAAGTGGTATTATtatttcctgtgtggagttaaaGGCATTCAG GAGAAGTTTGGGATCGCACGTTTACAGGGAATGTCATGTGTCATCGACGGAAACGTTCCTCCAAGCTCCGGCCTCTCCAGTTCTAGTGCTCTGGTTTGTTGTGCTGGACTCGTAACAATGGAGGCAAATCAGAAGTCCCTCTCCAAA GTAGATCTCGCAGAGACATGTACCAAATGTGAGAGCTACATTGGCACCGAGGGAGGAGGTATGGACCAGTCCATCTCAATCCTGGCAGAGAAAGAAACC GCAAAACTGATTGAATTTGGACCTTTGAGGACCACTGATGTCCCACTCCCTGACAGTGCTGTATTTGTAATTTCCAACTCATGTGTGGAGATGAATAAAGCGGCATCTTCTCATTACAACAGCCGTGTGGTGGATTGTCGGATCGCGACAAAG TTGCTGGCCCAAGCTAAAGGTTTGAACCAGAAAGAGTTTTTGAAGCTGGCCCAGGTGCCAACAGAGATAAATGCATCTCTGGAAGAGATGCTGGCACTGGTGGAGGAAGTCCTACATCCTGAACCGTACAGCCGAGATGAGATCTGTAAGATTTTGGGAATCACCTCCCAGCAGTTCTCCACAGAGTTGCTTAGTGCGAATACTCAACACG TAACTCAGTTCAAGCTATACCAGCGAGCCAAGCATGTATACGGCGAAGCAGCACGTGTGCTACGCTTCAAGAACGTGTGTGACTGTGCACCTAGCGATTCTATGCAGTTACTGGGTGACTTGATGAACCAAAGCCATGCGAGCTGCAGAGATCTTTATGAGTGCAGCTGCCCTGAACTGGACCAATTGGTGGACATTTGCCT GAAATCGGGTGCTGTAGGCTCCCGTCTGACAGGAGCAGGTTGGGGCGGCTGCGCTGTGTCCATGGTTCACAGGGACAAAGTCCAGTCTTTCTTGCAAGCAGTAAGGGAAGCTTACTACCTCCCTGATCCACGAAGAGCAGCAATGGAAAAGCAAAGTTTGTTTGTATCAAAGCCTGGAGGAGGAGCTGCAATTTATTCTGAGAAATGA
- the sqor gene encoding sulfide:quinone oxidoreductase, mitochondrial isoform X1, producing the protein MLMMAAFRGSVGFCASRLHTSSRSPAKQHYKMLVLGGGSGGIAMSARMKRMLGAENVAVVEPSEMHYYQPLWTLVGAGAKSLATSGRPTSSVMPSGVKLVKSKVEEINPDANTVRTDDGSEISYDYLIVALGLQLHFEKIKGLPEGFEHPKIGSNYSLETVDKTWAALQSFKEGNAVFSFPNTPVKCAGAPQKIMYLSDAFLRKTGKRAKANIIYNTSLPVIFGVKKYADSLWDIVKQRDINVNLRQNLIEVRADKQEAIFENLDKPGETSVIQYDMLHVTPPMGPNSVIKSSLLADEGGWLDVDKDNLQHKKYPNVFGIGDCTNLPTSKTAAAVAAQSAVLNRTIKKILKNEKPDKKYDGYTSCPLVTSYNTVVLAEFDYNGEPLETFPINQAKERRLMYHMKADVMPHLYWHGLLTGLWGGPEPYRKLLHLGMK; encoded by the exons ATGCTAAT GATGGCTGCTTTCCGTGGTTCTGTGGGCTTTTGCGCCTCTCGTCTTCACACAAGCAGTCGTTCCCCTGCAAAACAGCATTACAAAATGTTGGTGCTAGGGGGAGGAAGTGGAGGAATTGCAATGAGTGCACGCATGAAGAGGATGCTGGGAGCTGAGAATGTGGCAGTAGTGGAACCTAGTGAG ATGCATTACTACCAGCCCCTGTGGACTCTGGTTGGGGCCGGTGCTAAAAGTTTAGCTACATCGGGAAGGCCCACATCAAGTGTTATGCCATCAGGTGTCAAGCTGGTGAAATCTAAAGTTGAGGAAATAAACCCGGATGCAAACACCGTGCGCACTGATGACGGGTCTGAG ATCTCTTATGATTATCTGATTGTCGCTCTTGGTTTGCAGCTTCATTTTGAGAAG ATTAAAGGTCTTCCTGAAGGATTTGAACATCCAAAAATTGGATCCAATTATTCACTTGAAACTGTGGACAAAACTTGGGCGGCCTTACAATCCTTTAAAGAAGGCAACGCTGTATTCTCTTTCCCAAACACACCGGTTAAATGTGCTGGAGCTCCACAGAAGATAATGTACCTCTCAGATGCTTTCCTCAGAAAG ACAGGAAAGCGGGCAAAAGCAAATATCATTTACAACACTTCGCTTCCTGTGATATTTGGGGTTAAGAAATATGCTGACTCACTTTGGGATATTGTCAAACAACGGGATATCAATGTGAACTTGAGGCAAAATCTGATTGAAGTGCGTGCGGACAAACAAGAAGCTATCTTTGAGAATCTTGACAAACCGGGTGAGACGAGTGTCATTCAG taCGATATGCTTCATGTTACCCCACCCATGGGACCCAACTCTGTGATAAAAAGCAGCCTACTGGCCGATGAGGGCGGCTGGTTGGATGTCGACAAGGACAACCTTCAACACAAGAAGTACCCAAACGTGTTTGGGATCGGGGACTGCACAAACTTGCCGACTTCCAAAACGGCTGCTGCTGTCG CTGCACAGTCTGCTGTTTTGAACAGAACCATCAAAAAGATtttgaaaaatgagaaaccagaTAAAAAG TATGATGGCTACACATCATGTCCGTTGGTTACAAGCTACAACACGGTTGTTCTGGCCGAGTTTGACTACAATGGTGAACCACTGGAAACGTTCCCCATCAACCAAGCCAAGGAAAGGAGACTCATGTACCACATGAAAGCTGACGTGATGCCCCACCTCTACTGGCACGGGCTCCTCAC GGGCTTATGGGGTGGGCCAGAACCATACAGGAAACTCCTGCATCTTGGGATGAAGTGA